From Micromonospora echinospora, one genomic window encodes:
- the fabG gene encoding 3-oxoacyl-ACP reductase FabG, which translates to MTRFADRIAVVTGAGQGIGAATARRLAAEGATVAVVDLDAERAGAVAEDIVATGGRAVGLGCDVTDADAVAATTDRVVETYGGLHVLVNNAGITRDNLLFKMALPEWEAVLTTNLTSMFLCCQAAQRHMVAARYGRIVNLSSRSALGNRGQVNYAAAKAGVQGLTATLAVELGPFGVTVNAVAPGYVATAMTAATAERVGSSPEEHQRMVADQTPLRRVAQPAEIASVIAFLASDDASYVSGQTLYVNGGAR; encoded by the coding sequence GTGACCAGATTCGCCGACCGGATCGCCGTCGTCACCGGCGCAGGCCAGGGCATCGGCGCGGCCACCGCCCGCCGGCTCGCCGCCGAGGGAGCCACCGTCGCGGTGGTGGACCTCGACGCCGAGCGCGCCGGGGCCGTCGCCGAGGACATCGTCGCCACCGGCGGCCGGGCCGTCGGCCTCGGCTGCGACGTGACCGACGCCGACGCGGTGGCCGCGACGACCGACCGGGTCGTCGAGACGTACGGCGGCCTGCACGTGCTGGTGAACAACGCCGGGATCACCCGGGACAACCTGCTGTTCAAGATGGCGCTGCCGGAGTGGGAGGCGGTGCTGACCACCAACCTGACCAGCATGTTCCTCTGCTGCCAGGCGGCCCAACGGCACATGGTGGCAGCCCGCTACGGCCGGATCGTCAACCTCAGCAGCCGCTCCGCGCTGGGCAACCGGGGCCAGGTCAACTACGCGGCGGCCAAGGCCGGCGTGCAGGGGCTCACCGCCACCCTGGCGGTCGAGCTGGGCCCGTTCGGCGTGACGGTCAACGCCGTCGCCCCCGGCTACGTGGCCACCGCGATGACCGCCGCCACCGCCGAGCGGGTCGGCAGCAGCCCCGAGGAGCACCAGCGGATGGTCGCCGACCAGACCCCGCTGCGGCGGGTCGCCCAGCCGGCGGAGATCGCCTCGGTGATCGCCTTCCTGGCCAGCGACGACGCCTCGTACGTCAGCGGCCAGACCCTGTACGTCAACGGCGGGGCCCGCTGA
- a CDS encoding acyl-CoA dehydrogenase family protein: protein MDFALSDEERAIRDTARDFITREVVPLEQEVLRRERAHRPGLDRTELRELQLKARAFGFWGLDTPQEYGGMDLPAVTQSLIWTEIGRTFVPFRFGGEADNILFAATAEQKAEFLVPTIEGERVSCFAITEPGAGSDAANIRFRARRDGDDWILDGEKTFITNGNDADFAIVVAVTDPEKGARHGGATAFLVDRAMGWRSEFIPTMGEGGPASLVFDGVRVPHRNVLGEVGQGFELGMRWIGKGRYTIPSHAIGIAERVLQMAIDHANTRETFGAKIGTNQAIQWMIADSETELEAARWLVLRSAWTVDQGMDPRHASSMGKLYGAGMVNRVVDRALQIHGGMGYTRELPIERWYRQVRLYRIFEGTDEMQRLIISRDLLRGYTKIGGHLA, encoded by the coding sequence ATGGACTTCGCGCTTTCCGACGAGGAGCGGGCCATCCGTGACACGGCCCGCGACTTCATCACCCGGGAGGTCGTGCCGCTGGAGCAGGAGGTGCTGCGCCGGGAACGGGCGCACCGTCCCGGACTGGACCGGACCGAGCTGCGCGAGTTGCAGCTCAAGGCGCGCGCGTTCGGGTTCTGGGGGCTGGACACCCCCCAGGAGTACGGCGGCATGGACCTGCCCGCCGTCACCCAGTCGCTGATCTGGACCGAGATCGGTCGCACCTTCGTGCCGTTCCGCTTCGGCGGCGAGGCCGACAACATCCTCTTCGCGGCCACTGCGGAACAGAAGGCGGAGTTCCTGGTCCCCACCATCGAGGGCGAGCGGGTCTCCTGCTTCGCGATCACCGAGCCCGGTGCCGGCTCGGACGCGGCCAACATCCGGTTCCGGGCCCGCCGCGACGGCGACGACTGGATCCTCGACGGCGAGAAGACGTTCATCACCAACGGCAACGACGCCGACTTCGCCATCGTCGTCGCGGTCACCGACCCGGAGAAGGGCGCCCGCCACGGCGGCGCGACCGCCTTCCTGGTGGACCGGGCGATGGGCTGGCGCTCGGAGTTCATCCCGACGATGGGGGAGGGCGGCCCGGCGTCCCTGGTCTTCGACGGCGTACGGGTGCCGCACCGCAACGTCCTCGGCGAGGTCGGCCAGGGCTTCGAGCTGGGCATGCGGTGGATCGGCAAGGGGCGCTACACCATCCCCTCACACGCCATCGGCATCGCCGAACGGGTGCTCCAGATGGCGATCGACCACGCCAACACCCGGGAGACCTTCGGCGCGAAGATCGGCACCAACCAGGCCATCCAGTGGATGATCGCCGACTCGGAGACCGAACTGGAGGCGGCCCGCTGGCTGGTGCTGCGCTCCGCCTGGACGGTCGACCAGGGCATGGACCCCCGGCACGCCTCCTCGATGGGCAAGCTCTACGGCGCCGGCATGGTCAACCGGGTGGTGGACCGGGCGCTCCAGATCCACGGCGGCATGGGCTACACCCGCGAGCTGCCGATCGAACGCTGGTACCGACAGGTACGGCTCTACCGGATCTTCGAGGGGACCGACGAGATGCAACGACTGATCATCTCCCGTGACCTGCTGCGCGGCTACACGAAGATCGGCGGACACCTGGCATGA
- a CDS encoding MaoC family dehydratase, with the protein MRIFADIDDLAAAVGETLGPGPWTPVDQRRVDLFADATDDHQWIHVDAERAASGPFGGTIAHGYLTLALLPALVGRLYHVEGLRMGVNYGLNRVRFPAPLRVGGAVRATATIVGVSPVEGGAQVVVSVTVHSDSGGKPVCVAETVSRLYPGADG; encoded by the coding sequence ATGAGGATCTTCGCCGACATCGACGACCTGGCCGCCGCCGTGGGGGAGACCCTCGGACCGGGCCCCTGGACGCCGGTCGACCAGCGCCGCGTCGACCTCTTCGCCGACGCCACCGACGACCACCAGTGGATCCACGTGGACGCCGAGCGGGCGGCGTCCGGCCCGTTCGGCGGCACCATCGCCCACGGCTACCTCACCCTCGCCCTGCTGCCGGCGCTGGTCGGCCGCCTGTACCACGTGGAGGGGCTGCGGATGGGCGTGAACTACGGGCTCAACCGGGTCCGCTTCCCGGCCCCGCTGCGGGTGGGAGGCGCGGTGCGGGCCACCGCCACCATCGTCGGGGTGTCCCCGGTCGAGGGTGGGGCGCAGGTGGTCGTCTCGGTCACCGTGCACAGCGACTCCGGCGGCAAGCCGGTCTGCGTCGCCGAGACGGTCAGCCGCCTCTACCCCGGGGCGGACGGGTGA
- a CDS encoding long-chain-fatty-acid--CoA ligase — MTALSLAMVLAEAARRHPDTVAVIDGDVRVTYAELWLEARSHAAALRELGVAAGDPVALLAPNVVDFPRVYYGVLAAGAVLVPVHLLMTADEMGYVLRDSGAKLLVCHTSQLATGTAAAARAGVPVVTVGPASPGVDAPRLEDVGGARAPLPSYVTRSAEDVAVVLYTSGTTGAPKGALLTHLNLVMNATVNVFDANDARGGDVVLGCLPLFHSFGQTVAMNGTFRVGATLVLLSRFTGPAAIDLMLREGVDVFHGVPTMYVALLDAARERDTLPRLRLCVSGGASLPVAVLERFQAAFDTTVFEGYGLSETSPTATTNQPAFGTRPGTVGHPVWGVEVEIARAELDDRIELLPTGELGEIVIRGHNVFAGYLHQPEATARALVDGWFRSGDLGRKDADGFVTIVDRTKDVIIRGGFNVYPREVEEVLARHPAVGQVAVVGLPDPVHGEEVCAVVVPDPSGPPPPGERDLVEWCRQRLGRHKYPRVVRYVDSLPLGPSHKVRKRELREAMARPPSS; from the coding sequence GTGACCGCCCTGTCCCTGGCCATGGTGCTGGCCGAGGCCGCCCGCCGGCACCCCGACACGGTCGCCGTGATCGACGGCGACGTCCGGGTGACGTACGCCGAACTGTGGTTGGAGGCCCGCAGCCACGCCGCCGCCCTCCGGGAGCTGGGGGTGGCGGCCGGTGACCCGGTGGCCCTGCTCGCCCCCAACGTGGTCGACTTCCCCCGGGTGTACTACGGCGTGCTCGCCGCCGGGGCGGTGCTCGTGCCGGTGCACCTGCTGATGACCGCCGACGAGATGGGGTACGTGCTGCGGGACAGCGGCGCGAAGCTGCTGGTCTGCCACACCTCCCAGCTCGCGACGGGTACGGCTGCGGCGGCCCGCGCCGGTGTCCCGGTGGTGACGGTGGGCCCGGCGTCCCCGGGGGTCGACGCGCCCCGGCTGGAGGACGTCGGCGGGGCGCGGGCGCCGCTGCCGTCGTACGTGACCCGGTCGGCCGAGGACGTCGCGGTGGTCCTCTACACCAGCGGGACGACCGGTGCGCCCAAGGGCGCCCTGCTCACCCACCTCAACCTGGTCATGAACGCCACGGTCAACGTCTTCGACGCCAACGACGCGCGCGGCGGCGACGTGGTGCTCGGCTGCCTGCCGCTGTTCCACAGCTTCGGGCAGACCGTGGCGATGAACGGCACCTTCCGGGTCGGCGCGACCCTGGTGCTGCTCAGCCGCTTCACCGGTCCGGCGGCGATCGACCTCATGCTCCGCGAGGGGGTGGACGTCTTCCACGGCGTGCCCACCATGTACGTCGCGCTGCTCGACGCGGCCCGGGAGCGGGACACCCTGCCCCGGCTGCGGCTGTGCGTCTCCGGCGGGGCGTCGTTGCCGGTGGCCGTGCTGGAACGTTTCCAGGCCGCTTTCGACACCACCGTCTTCGAGGGGTACGGCCTCTCCGAGACCTCCCCGACGGCCACCACCAACCAGCCGGCGTTCGGCACCCGGCCCGGGACGGTGGGACATCCCGTCTGGGGCGTCGAGGTGGAGATCGCCCGTGCCGAGCTGGACGACCGGATCGAGCTGCTGCCCACCGGGGAACTCGGCGAGATCGTCATCCGGGGGCACAACGTCTTCGCCGGTTACCTGCACCAACCGGAGGCCACCGCGCGGGCCCTCGTGGACGGTTGGTTCCGCAGCGGCGACCTGGGCCGCAAGGACGCCGACGGCTTCGTCACGATCGTCGACCGGACCAAGGACGTGATCATCCGGGGCGGGTTCAACGTCTATCCCCGGGAGGTGGAGGAGGTGCTGGCCCGGCACCCGGCGGTCGGGCAGGTGGCGGTGGTCGGCCTGCCCGACCCGGTGCACGGCGAGGAGGTCTGCGCGGTGGTGGTGCCCGACCCGAGCGGACCGCCGCCCCCCGGGGAGCGGGACCTGGTCGAGTGGTGCCGGCAGCGCCTGGGGCGGCACAAGTACCCCCGCGTGGTTCGCTACGTCGACAGCCTGCCGCTCGGGCCGAGTCACAAGGTGCGCAAGCGTGAGCTGCGGGAGGCGATGGCGCGCCCACCGTCGTCCTGA
- a CDS encoding MFS transporter — MPQVSTGPTATTSRSPAPAARWSAWRVVVGFGTVSLAADMVYEGARSITGPLLGALGASALVVGLVSGAGEAMSLLLRLASGPLADRTGRYWSLTLVGYALTAVCVPLLAVTPFLGGAGLAVAAVLILTERAGKAVRSPAKSALLAQAAGAVGRGRGFAVHKALDQVGAFAGPLLVAAVLAATGVIWPALALLAVPGALAIGLLLRIRRRVPDPSVFDTAPAEPATSRPDGGGRAPSALGRWVGADLPRRFLLFAAAAGAATAGLVTFGIISFHASRTGLIAVAGIPLLYAAAMAAAALAALVSGQLYDRWHARVLFALPLLGAAVPALALSGSLVAVVAGALLWGAAVGVQDSTVKALVADLVPAARRATAYGVFAAVQGGAALAGGGLVGVLYARSLPALIAVLGATQLLALGLLAASLAGRRPSAAR; from the coding sequence ATGCCGCAGGTGTCGACCGGTCCGACCGCCACCACCTCGCGGTCGCCGGCCCCGGCGGCGCGGTGGTCCGCGTGGCGGGTCGTGGTCGGTTTCGGGACGGTCAGTCTGGCCGCCGACATGGTCTACGAGGGCGCACGGTCGATCACCGGCCCGCTGCTGGGCGCCCTGGGCGCGTCGGCCCTGGTCGTCGGCCTGGTGTCCGGGGCCGGCGAGGCCATGTCGCTGCTGCTGCGGCTGGCGTCCGGGCCGTTGGCCGACCGCACCGGCCGGTACTGGTCCCTGACCCTGGTCGGGTACGCGTTGACCGCCGTCTGCGTCCCCCTGTTGGCCGTGACGCCCTTCCTCGGTGGGGCCGGTCTGGCGGTCGCGGCGGTGCTGATCCTGACCGAACGCGCCGGCAAGGCCGTGCGCAGCCCGGCCAAGTCGGCGCTGCTGGCGCAGGCCGCCGGGGCGGTCGGTCGTGGTCGCGGTTTCGCGGTCCACAAGGCGCTGGACCAGGTCGGCGCCTTCGCCGGTCCCCTGCTGGTCGCGGCGGTCCTGGCGGCCACCGGCGTGATCTGGCCGGCCCTCGCCCTGCTCGCCGTCCCCGGGGCGCTGGCCATCGGCCTGCTGCTCCGGATCCGTCGGCGGGTGCCCGACCCGTCCGTCTTCGACACCGCCCCCGCGGAGCCCGCCACCTCCCGGCCCGACGGGGGCGGTCGCGCGCCGAGCGCGCTGGGCCGCTGGGTCGGGGCCGACCTGCCCCGTCGCTTCCTGCTGTTCGCCGCGGCGGCCGGAGCCGCCACCGCCGGGCTGGTCACCTTCGGGATCATCTCGTTCCACGCCAGCCGGACCGGCCTGATCGCCGTCGCGGGCATACCCCTGCTGTACGCCGCCGCGATGGCCGCCGCCGCCCTGGCCGCGCTGGTCAGTGGTCAGCTGTACGACCGGTGGCACGCGCGGGTGCTGTTCGCCCTGCCCCTGCTCGGTGCCGCCGTGCCGGCGCTGGCGCTCTCCGGCAGCCTCGTCGCCGTCGTGGCGGGGGCACTGCTGTGGGGCGCTGCCGTCGGGGTGCAGGACTCCACCGTCAAGGCCCTCGTGGCCGACCTCGTCCCCGCCGCCCGTCGGGCCACCGCCTACGGCGTCTTCGCCGCCGTCCAGGGTGGCGCGGCGCTGGCCGGCGGCGGCCTGGTCGGCGTCCTGTACGCCCGCTCGCTGCCGGCGCTGATCGCCGTCCTCGGCGCGACCCAGCTCCTCGCGCTGGGCCTGCTCGCCGCCAGTCTCGCCGGCCGTCGGCCGTCGGCGGCGCGGTAG
- a CDS encoding NAD(+)/NADH kinase, which yields MSRQTVGVTRVPTLGLVVHPSRTVGESVSTILGWARTHSVRVVARDQDRDRIVPEVETVPDHRFVAQVDGVVALGGDGTMLGAMRLVVGHPVPVLGVNHGNLGFLVEVTPDALEEALARLVGGDFTVESHSCLVADHTGGTPLRTGTGFNDIVLARHGRTGTVSVDLTVNDQQYGYYRCDALVVATPSGSTAYNYAAGGPVVSPSARTMVITPVAPMAGIGRSVVLGAGDQVSLRVAPDSAPVAVDVDGTPSAELSPGRTLTVRLREDAGHVVRFSASRHVKRSQLKLSLLDLPLRRDQLLELIPEHLRPPSPGPDAG from the coding sequence ATGAGCCGTCAGACCGTCGGCGTCACCAGGGTCCCCACGTTGGGTCTGGTGGTCCACCCCAGCCGGACGGTGGGCGAATCCGTCTCGACGATCCTCGGCTGGGCCCGTACCCACTCGGTCCGGGTCGTCGCGCGCGACCAGGACCGCGACCGGATCGTCCCGGAGGTCGAGACGGTGCCGGACCACCGGTTCGTCGCCCAGGTCGACGGGGTCGTCGCCCTGGGCGGTGACGGCACCATGCTCGGCGCGATGCGGCTGGTCGTCGGGCACCCGGTACCCGTGCTCGGCGTCAACCACGGCAACCTCGGCTTCCTCGTCGAGGTCACCCCCGACGCGCTGGAGGAGGCGCTGGCCCGCCTGGTCGGTGGCGACTTCACCGTCGAGTCGCACAGCTGTCTGGTCGCCGACCACACCGGTGGCACGCCGTTACGGACCGGCACCGGCTTCAACGACATCGTGCTAGCCCGGCACGGCCGGACCGGCACCGTCTCGGTCGACCTCACCGTCAACGACCAGCAGTACGGCTACTACCGGTGCGACGCGTTGGTCGTCGCCACACCCAGTGGCTCCACCGCCTACAACTACGCCGCCGGAGGGCCGGTCGTCTCGCCGTCGGCGCGCACGATGGTGATCACGCCGGTGGCGCCGATGGCGGGCATCGGCCGTTCCGTCGTGCTGGGTGCCGGTGACCAGGTGTCGTTGCGGGTCGCCCCGGACAGCGCCCCGGTCGCGGTCGACGTCGACGGCACCCCGTCGGCGGAGCTGAGTCCCGGCCGGACGCTGACCGTCCGGCTGCGCGAGGACGCCGGTCACGTCGTCCGATTCTCGGCCAGCCGGCACGTCAAGCGCAGCCAGCTCAAGCTCAGTCTGCTCGACCTGCCGCTGCGCCGTGACCAGCTTCTGGAGCTGATCCCCGAGCACCTCCGTCCGCCCTCGCCCGGCCCCGACGCGGGCTGA
- a CDS encoding flagellar protein FlhE, producing MSAWRSTVSALAVALTMVLLAPAAPASAAVGSYSVSPSGGSVYRTNTVYSSGFASSPGTVPAGATVTGVSWQFNLSSYPSNLTRQLCNVQRCETLWTFGGNTGTSTYFTGDPANNSWYFRFVLVFGSGSSVINPPVYAYTHNVTVTYQY from the coding sequence ATGTCCGCATGGCGTAGCACCGTTTCCGCTCTCGCCGTCGCCCTGACCATGGTGCTCCTCGCACCCGCCGCCCCGGCCTCGGCCGCCGTCGGCTCCTACAGCGTCTCGCCGAGCGGAGGCTCGGTCTACCGCACCAACACGGTCTACTCCAGCGGGTTCGCCAGCAGCCCCGGCACGGTGCCCGCCGGCGCCACCGTCACCGGCGTCAGTTGGCAGTTCAACCTGTCCAGCTACCCGTCCAACCTCACCCGGCAGCTCTGCAACGTCCAGCGCTGCGAGACCCTGTGGACGTTCGGCGGGAACACCGGGACCTCGACGTACTTCACCGGGGACCCGGCCAACAACAGTTGGTACTTCCGGTTCGTCCTGGTGTTCGGATCAGGCTCCAGCGTGATCAATCCACCGGTGTACGCGTACACCCACAACGTGACCGTGACCTACCAGTACTGA
- a CDS encoding MFS transporter, with product MGFDAEDARGRAVGHSGATTPTRDRWLLVYAAGAVVFVAMLETSIVNVALPAIRDDLGGDPATTQWTVLAYLLPVVALVLPAGRWLDRVGKRAALVASVGGFAVASTAAGLAPGVGFLVAARVAQGACAAVMFALMPVLATVAVRPEARGRAMSVLATLGPLGAVAGPPLGGLLLGVVGWRPVFFAVVPVAVGIVLVGLLAMPDDGPLRAPDRRWLAEAALTALGLGVLLVALTRTAEAGPEWLLLVLPAVVVLGVWWRLPASRPVLALLRVPGVRAGHVAVLLLALGFAVMQFLLPFHLVDVVDVSTEVTGLTMLAFAAGMGLAGPVGGVLADRWGAGRTGALGAVVVTVGLLLVQPLPSGWEPLDVAWRLAVAGVGMGLYGGPVQAMVMTAAPHGLTATTGGTVQLARNLGFALGPAVATAAWAADGYSVTGMRGALAAGVLAAALGALALVRHGRRAGRAGPAGTARTQPASAPGQTATR from the coding sequence ATGGGATTCGACGCGGAAGATGCTCGGGGCCGGGCGGTCGGCCATTCCGGGGCGACCACCCCGACGCGCGACAGGTGGCTGCTCGTCTACGCCGCCGGAGCGGTGGTGTTCGTCGCGATGCTCGAGACGAGCATCGTCAACGTGGCGCTTCCCGCCATCCGGGACGACCTCGGTGGCGACCCGGCGACCACCCAGTGGACGGTCCTGGCGTACCTGCTGCCGGTGGTGGCTCTGGTGCTACCCGCCGGGCGCTGGCTGGACCGGGTGGGCAAGCGCGCCGCCCTCGTCGCGTCGGTGGGTGGATTCGCCGTCGCCAGCACCGCGGCCGGACTCGCGCCGGGCGTCGGGTTCCTCGTGGCGGCCCGGGTGGCCCAGGGCGCCTGCGCCGCGGTGATGTTCGCCCTGATGCCGGTGCTGGCCACGGTCGCGGTCCGGCCCGAGGCACGCGGTCGGGCGATGAGCGTGCTGGCCACGCTCGGGCCGCTCGGCGCGGTCGCGGGTCCACCCCTCGGCGGGCTGCTGCTCGGGGTGGTCGGCTGGCGGCCGGTCTTCTTCGCGGTGGTCCCGGTCGCCGTCGGGATCGTCCTGGTCGGGCTCCTCGCCATGCCCGACGACGGTCCGCTCCGGGCCCCCGACCGCCGGTGGCTCGCCGAGGCGGCGCTGACGGCGCTGGGGCTCGGGGTGCTCCTGGTGGCGCTGACCAGGACGGCGGAGGCCGGCCCGGAGTGGCTGCTGCTGGTGCTTCCCGCCGTGGTGGTCCTCGGCGTCTGGTGGCGGCTGCCGGCCAGCCGGCCGGTGTTGGCCCTGCTGCGCGTGCCCGGCGTCCGCGCCGGTCACGTCGCCGTCCTGCTGCTCGCCCTCGGCTTCGCGGTGATGCAGTTCCTGCTGCCGTTCCACCTGGTCGACGTGGTCGATGTCAGCACGGAGGTCACCGGCCTGACCATGCTCGCCTTCGCCGCCGGCATGGGCCTGGCCGGCCCGGTCGGCGGGGTGCTGGCCGACCGGTGGGGCGCGGGGCGGACCGGCGCGCTCGGCGCGGTCGTGGTGACCGTCGGCCTGTTGCTGGTCCAACCGCTGCCGTCGGGGTGGGAGCCGCTCGACGTGGCGTGGCGGCTCGCCGTGGCCGGCGTCGGGATGGGCCTGTACGGCGGGCCGGTCCAGGCCATGGTGATGACCGCCGCGCCGCACGGCCTGACCGCGACGACCGGTGGGACCGTCCAACTCGCCCGGAACCTGGGGTTCGCCCTCGGCCCGGCCGTCGCCACCGCCGCCTGGGCCGCCGACGGTTACTCCGTCACCGGCATGCGGGGCGCGTTGGCCGCCGGGGTCCTCGCCGCGGCTCTCGGTGCGCTCGCGCTGGTCCGGCACGGTCGACGCGCCGGGCGCGCAGGCCCGGCCGGGACGGCCCGGACCCAGCCGGCGTCCGCCCCCGGCCAGACGGCCACCCGTTGA
- the asnB gene encoding asparagine synthase (glutamine-hydrolyzing), which produces MCGITGWASFDRDLRSEHQVIEAMVATMTPRGPDAGGRWLDAHAAIGHRRLAVIDIIGGQQPMVAESAGAEVVLTYSGEVYNFVELRDELRRLGHPFHTQSDTEVLLRAYLEWGEEVVHRLNGMYAFAVWDQRRQSLILVRDRLGIKPLYYSQAAGGVLFGSEPKAILAHPEVEPRVDLDGIREAYSLLFNTGPSVWSGIREVLPGSVVRFDRSGLTERTYWRIEARPHTDDLPTTLANVRHLLVDSAHRQLEADVPRCTLLSGGLDSTVLTALLNREIQHREGPGERIRSFAVDYHDQQEQFTADVLRSSPDAPFAREAGEFIGSDHHTILLDPDRLLDPANRQAVVIARDSPIGVGDMDTSLYLLFGEIRRTSTVALSGEAADEVFGGYPWFHSPQALAADTFPWLLVTNDRQAMPLHPDLSAKLRLREFQADTYRDALAAVPVHDGESPEERRVRELLHLSLTRWLRQLLHRKDRLSMAVGLEVRVPYCDHRLVEYVFNAPWAMKTYDGREKSLLRSVAHGLVPQSVLDRLKNHYPSTHDVRYNRGVQQQAADALKDPHSVLREIVDVDGVRPALEVPPEKLGWGHRLRLERVIDLSLWLGYYNPTIVL; this is translated from the coding sequence ATGTGCGGAATCACCGGCTGGGCTTCCTTCGACCGCGACCTGCGGTCGGAGCACCAGGTCATCGAGGCGATGGTCGCGACCATGACCCCTCGGGGTCCGGACGCGGGCGGGCGCTGGCTCGACGCGCACGCGGCCATCGGGCACCGCCGCCTCGCCGTGATCGACATCATCGGCGGGCAGCAGCCGATGGTGGCCGAGTCGGCCGGCGCCGAGGTGGTGCTCACCTACAGCGGTGAGGTCTACAACTTCGTGGAGCTGCGCGATGAGCTGCGCCGCCTCGGCCACCCCTTCCACACCCAGAGCGACACCGAGGTGCTGCTCCGTGCCTACCTCGAATGGGGCGAGGAGGTGGTGCACCGCCTCAACGGCATGTACGCCTTCGCCGTGTGGGACCAGCGCCGCCAGTCGCTCATCCTGGTGCGGGACCGGCTGGGCATCAAGCCGCTGTACTACAGCCAGGCCGCCGGCGGGGTGCTGTTCGGCTCGGAGCCGAAGGCGATCCTCGCCCACCCGGAGGTCGAGCCCCGGGTGGACCTGGACGGCATCCGCGAGGCGTACAGCCTGCTGTTCAACACCGGCCCGTCGGTCTGGTCGGGCATCCGGGAGGTGCTGCCGGGGTCGGTGGTCCGGTTCGACCGGTCGGGCCTGACCGAGCGGACGTACTGGCGGATCGAGGCCCGGCCGCACACCGACGACCTGCCGACCACCCTGGCGAACGTCCGGCACCTGCTCGTCGACAGCGCCCACCGGCAGCTCGAGGCGGACGTGCCCCGGTGCACCCTGCTCTCCGGCGGTCTGGACTCCACCGTCCTGACCGCGCTGCTCAACCGGGAGATCCAGCACCGGGAGGGTCCCGGAGAGCGCATCCGTTCGTTCGCCGTGGACTACCACGACCAGCAGGAACAGTTCACCGCCGACGTCCTGCGTTCCAGCCCGGACGCGCCGTTCGCCCGTGAGGCGGGCGAGTTCATCGGCTCGGACCACCACACGATCCTGCTCGACCCCGACCGGCTCCTCGACCCGGCGAACCGGCAGGCCGTCGTGATCGCCCGGGACTCGCCGATCGGTGTCGGCGACATGGACACGTCCCTCTACCTGCTCTTCGGTGAGATCAGGCGGACCTCCACCGTCGCGCTCTCCGGGGAGGCGGCCGACGAGGTCTTCGGCGGATACCCCTGGTTCCACTCGCCGCAGGCGCTCGCCGCCGACACCTTCCCCTGGCTGCTGGTCACCAACGACCGGCAGGCCATGCCGCTGCACCCGGACCTCTCCGCCAAGCTGCGGCTGCGCGAGTTCCAGGCGGACACCTACCGGGACGCCCTCGCGGCGGTCCCGGTGCACGACGGGGAGTCGCCGGAGGAGCGGCGCGTCCGGGAACTGCTGCACCTGAGCCTCACCCGCTGGCTGCGGCAGCTCCTGCACCGCAAGGACCGGCTCAGCATGGCGGTGGGTCTGGAGGTCCGGGTGCCCTACTGCGACCACCGGCTCGTCGAGTACGTCTTCAACGCGCCGTGGGCGATGAAGACGTACGACGGGCGGGAGAAGAGCCTGTTGCGGTCGGTCGCCCACGGCCTGGTGCCGCAGTCGGTGCTGGACCGGCTGAAGAACCACTACCCCTCCACGCACGACGTCCGCTACAACCGGGGGGTCCAGCAGCAGGCCGCCGACGCGTTGAAGGACCCGCACAGCGTGCTGCGCGAGATCGTGGACGTCGACGGCGTCCGGCCCGCGCTGGAGGTGCCGCCGGAGAAGCTCGGGTGGGGTCACCGGCTGCGCCTGGAGCGGGTCATCGACCTCTCGCTCTGGCTCGGGTACTACAACCCCACCATCGTCCTCTGA